AACCCGGTGCTCGCCGCGCCGCGGAACACCAGGCGCGGGGTGGGCTGGAAGCGCAGCGCCAGCTTGCCGGAGAGGTTGGACCCGAAGTCGGAGTAGTTCTCGAACCGGCTGGCGACGTTGGCCAGCACCTTCGGCGTCAGGTTGGTCTCGAGGTCGAGGTATGCGCCGGCGTTGGTGCGGGAGTGGTCGCTGGCGTCGCTGGGCGAGAAGCCGCCGAAGACCGACGAGCCGCCCGGCGCCGGGCCGGCCGAGTCCTGGTCGAGGTGATTGCCGTTCACCCACGAGGCGAACTCGCCCTGCTCGATCTTGAACTGTTCCCGCCGCACCGCGCCGCCGATGGCCACATTGACCGCGGCCGGCAGCCCGAGCGAGAGCGCCTTGGCGAAGTTCACCGCCCCGATCGTCTCGCGGCGCAGCAGGCGCCCGGCAAAGAACGAGGTCTGGTTGGGGATCCCCGGGTCATCGCTGGTCCCCAGGGTGCTGTCGGCCCCCGGGGCGCAGGCGGTGACCAGGCAGGGGCCCAGCGACGCGTTCAGCGTGTTGCGGAGGTTGTAGTCGAACCGGTTGACGCCGTAGGTGCCGCCGAAGTCGATGGCCCAGCCGGCGGCGCTGGTGCGCAGCCCCGCGGCGGCGGAGAAGTCCTCCACCGTGGGATGGAACTCCGGCAGGAACCCCTGCGGGTAGATCTCCTGCCAGTTGCGGTTGCCGTCGAAGTAGCGCCAGTAGCCGTTGCCCGTGCCGATGCGGTGGCTGTAGCCGCCGAAGGCGTACAGCTCGGTGCTGCCGGCCGCGCCCAGGGGCATGCGGAAGTTGGCGAAGGTCATCGCGTCCTTCTCGAACCCGTCGCCCCAGTGGAGGTTGGGCTGGGGGAGGCTGTTCCGCTTGACCACGACCTCGCCGTTCTTGTTGATCGAGTCGGCATTGCCGGCGGCGTCCACGAGGTACGGGTCGGCCCAGGCGCGGTTGGTGGGTTCGCGCCGCTGGAACTCGCCGAAGATCGCCAGTGAGCCCCGGCCCAGCCCGATCCCCAGGCCGCCGTTGAGGTCCACGGTGGAGCCGTCGTTCTTGTAGCCCTTGCCGGTGACGTACTGCCCGGCGTTGGCCGTCAGGAACGGCGAGAAGCGCCCCTCCTTGAGCACCACGTTGACCACGCCGGCGATGGCGTCGGACCCGTACTGCGCCGCCGCGCCGTCGCGCAGCACCTCGATCCGCTCCACGGCGCCGCCGGGGATGGCGTTCATGTCCACCCCGGAACTGCCGGCGCCCATGCCGTAGGCAAAGGTGTTCACCACCGCCATCTGGTGCCGCCGCCATCCGTTCACCAGGACCAGCGTGTGGTCCGGCGAGAGCCCCCGCAGGGTGAAGGGCCGCATGATGTCATTGGCGTCGGTGACGCTCTGCCGCGGGAAGTTCACCGAGGGCGCCAGCGCCTGCAGGATCTGGCTGGTCTCCGTGGTACCCTGCTGGGCGATCTCCTCGGCGGTGAAGACGTCCACCGGCACCGCCAGCTCCTCCGCCGCCGTGTGGCGCCCGCGGGAGCCGATGACCACGTCGATCGGCGCCAGTTCGACCGCCGAGCGGGCCAGCGTGAAGTCGCGCTGGGCCATGTCGCCGGCGGCGATCTCGAGGTTGGTCTGCAGCGGCGTGTAGCCGATGGCCCGCACCCGCA
The Gemmatimonadota bacterium DNA segment above includes these coding regions:
- a CDS encoding TonB-dependent receptor — translated: MQRSVVRLLGLCAGFLLLLLAAPAPLAAQSGSVQGKVMDSTGAAIAGATVSVDGTTLRATTAATGRYTLRGLPTGTRTLRVRAIGYTPLQTNLEIAAGDMAQRDFTLARSAVELAPIDVVIGSRGRHTAAEELAVPVDVFTAEEIAQQGTTETSQILQALAPSVNFPRQSVTDANDIMRPFTLRGLSPDHTLVLVNGWRRHQMAVVNTFAYGMGAGSSGVDMNAIPGGAVERIEVLRDGAAAQYGSDAIAGVVNVVLKEGRFSPFLTANAGQYVTGKGYKNDGSTVDLNGGLGIGLGRGSLAIFGEFQRREPTNRAWADPYLVDAAGNADSINKNGEVVVKRNSLPQPNLHWGDGFEKDAMTFANFRMPLGAAGSTELYAFGGYSHRIGTGNGYWRYFDGNRNWQEIYPQGFLPEFHPTVEDFSAAAGLRTSAAGWAIDFGGTYGVNRFDYNLRNTLNASLGPCLVTACAPGADSTLGTSDDPGIPNQTSFFAGRLLRRETIGAVNFAKALSLGLPAAVNVAIGGAVRREQFKIEQGEFASWVNGNHLDQDSAGPAPGGSSVFGGFSPSDASDHSRTNAGAYLDLETNLTPKVLANVASRFENYSDFGSNLSGKLALRFQPTPRLVFRGAASTGFRAPGLSQNYFSHLTTSYIAGQLVEVGNYPTDNPVSQLLGAKALKEEKSLNLSAGLAVTPRDNLTITLDVYHIKITDRILLGATFDDDTTLAILARNGYTGVGGVQYFTNGLDTKTQGIDLLASLRVPAGLTGTLTFDAGINYTKNSITHIDPLPAALANSTEPGLIDTVTYIGITEERPDWRGTLTTTYDRGRFHALTRASYYGKFSSAQPGYCDLCRENYGAKTLFDAEISYTFNQVKLAIGARNLFNTYPDQPSSNTPTDPGDPNSDPAKLFNNNYGTFPWAAASPFGYNGRFLYSRVEVQLGW